The following coding sequences lie in one Acidobacteriota bacterium genomic window:
- a CDS encoding aminopeptidase P N-terminal domain-containing protein has translation MKRLIAFIFALLLPITLVAQSPHYQSHFPPEEFQARWQKLFAQIGDRAVAIVQGMPLARGFAFPRQSNEFYYLSGIETPGAYLLLDGRTRKVTLYLPPRNERLERSEGKVLSAEDADLVKRLTGVDAVASTKAMGEDWLAELMKAPAPAIYTLFSPAEGSAENRNELLNANAAIAADYWDGRVSREAHFVNLLRTRAPRAEIRDLTPILDGLRSVKSPREIALIRRASQLAGFGILEAIKSTKAGLYEYQLDAAARYIFLAGGARLIGYRSITASGTANIWNGHYYRNNSQLKDGDLVLMDFAPDYGYYTSDVTRMWPINGKYSPTQRELLQFVLEYRNTVLKLIRPGVTTKAIYTQARETMEPVLQRTKFSKPVYEQAARKMLETGGGTLSHPVGLAVHDDGPYNRDVLKVGHVFSIDPQLWVPEENLYIRYEDVIVVTETGYENFTEFLPTELNDLEKLVGQGGIALKLQPASEEELVKRK, from the coding sequence ATGAAACGGCTCATTGCATTTATCTTCGCATTGCTCTTACCGATTACGTTGGTCGCACAATCGCCGCATTACCAATCGCACTTTCCGCCGGAAGAGTTCCAGGCGCGTTGGCAAAAGCTGTTCGCGCAAATCGGTGATCGCGCAGTCGCCATTGTCCAAGGTATGCCGCTGGCCAGAGGCTTTGCCTTCCCGCGCCAATCGAACGAGTTTTATTATCTCAGCGGCATTGAAACGCCCGGCGCGTATTTGCTGCTGGATGGCCGCACGCGCAAAGTCACGTTGTATTTGCCGCCGCGCAACGAACGATTGGAACGCAGCGAAGGCAAGGTGCTTTCGGCGGAAGACGCCGACTTGGTGAAACGATTGACCGGCGTGGATGCCGTCGCCAGCACCAAAGCGATGGGTGAGGACTGGCTCGCCGAATTGATGAAAGCGCCCGCGCCCGCGATTTACACCTTGTTTTCCCCTGCGGAAGGCAGTGCCGAAAACCGCAACGAATTGCTGAACGCAAATGCCGCCATCGCGGCGGATTATTGGGATGGCCGCGTGTCCCGCGAAGCGCATTTCGTCAATTTGCTGCGCACGCGTGCGCCACGCGCCGAAATCCGCGACCTGACGCCGATTCTGGATGGACTGCGCAGCGTGAAAAGTCCGCGCGAAATTGCGCTGATTCGCCGCGCTTCGCAATTGGCAGGTTTTGGAATTCTGGAAGCAATCAAAAGCACGAAAGCCGGGCTGTATGAATATCAACTCGATGCCGCCGCGCGATACATCTTTCTGGCCGGAGGCGCGCGCCTGATTGGCTATCGTTCGATCACGGCTTCGGGTACGGCCAACATCTGGAACGGACACTACTACCGCAACAATTCGCAGTTGAAAGACGGCGATCTGGTGTTGATGGATTTCGCGCCGGATTACGGGTATTACACCAGTGACGTCACGCGCATGTGGCCGATCAATGGCAAGTATTCGCCAACGCAACGCGAACTGCTGCAATTCGTGCTGGAATATCGCAACACCGTTCTGAAACTGATCCGCCCCGGCGTTACGACAAAAGCTATTTACACCCAGGCGCGCGAAACCATGGAACCGGTTCTGCAACGCACGAAATTTTCCAAGCCCGTATATGAACAGGCCGCACGCAAGATGCTGGAAACCGGAGGCGGCACGCTTTCTCATCCGGTGGGGCTGGCGGTTCACGACGACGGCCCTTACAACCGCGACGTGCTGAAAGTCGGCCACGTGTTTTCGATTGACCCGCAACTCTGGGTGCCGGAAGAAAACCTCTACATCCGCTACGAAGACGTGATTGTGGTAACGGAAACCGGCTACGAAAACTTCACGGAGTTCTTACCCACGGAATTGAATGACCTGGAAAAGTTGGTCGGGCAGGGCGGTATCGCATTGAAGCTGCAACCCGCTTCCGAAGAGGAATTAGTCAAACGGAAATGA
- a CDS encoding M1 family metallopeptidase, whose product MKKPSSVFGPALLLLWIVVFSLLAVADTYPRQPVVDALHYVFRLTLSDDSDEIIGEAAIELRYVQAGVNEVAFDLTSMASGKGMSVSDVTSGGAALSFKHQADRLTIALAAPSKVGAFQQFIVRYRGIPANGLRMLKNKFGERVFFSENWPNNARQWLPMIDHPYDKATSEFIVTAPSKYQVIANGLLQEETDLGDGRRLTHWKQSVPIASWLNAIGVAQFSVHHDGLVKGVPHQTWVYHQEREIGPAWFELKSRQAMEFFSEHIGPFSYEKLANVEAAGISGGTEHASAIFYGEKSVMERPDTGIIAHEIAHQWFGNSITETDWDDVWLSEGFATYFTLLVSEHYEGRDAFVAGLQRSRDQVYTLEKQLPGEAVLHNNLSDMKKVLNRLIYQKGGWTLHMLRGLIGTETFWAGIQEYYQRYRNGSATTEDFRHVMEEHSGKDLSWFFNQWLARAGSPVIEGGWSYDAVAKKIIIELTQTQPGEAYRLPLEIGIKTDAASKIEKVELTQKQQRFELSADKEPTTVTLDPNTWALINAHFAKR is encoded by the coding sequence ATGAAAAAGCCCTCCAGCGTTTTTGGCCCTGCTTTGCTGTTGCTGTGGATAGTTGTTTTTAGTTTGCTTGCCGTTGCCGATACCTATCCTCGGCAGCCGGTAGTTGATGCGCTGCATTATGTGTTTCGATTGACGCTCAGCGATGACAGCGACGAAATCATTGGCGAGGCAGCGATTGAGTTGCGCTATGTGCAAGCCGGTGTCAACGAAGTCGCTTTTGATCTGACTTCAATGGCAAGCGGCAAAGGCATGAGCGTTTCCGACGTGACTTCCGGCGGCGCAGCGCTTTCTTTCAAACACCAAGCTGACCGATTGACCATCGCGCTTGCCGCGCCATCCAAGGTCGGAGCGTTTCAACAATTCATCGTGCGGTACCGCGGCATTCCGGCCAACGGCTTGCGCATGCTGAAAAACAAATTCGGCGAACGCGTCTTTTTCAGCGAAAACTGGCCGAACAATGCGCGGCAATGGTTGCCGATGATTGATCATCCGTACGACAAAGCCACGTCGGAATTCATCGTCACCGCGCCGAGCAAATATCAGGTCATCGCCAACGGGTTGTTGCAGGAAGAAACCGATCTCGGCGATGGACGCCGCCTGACGCACTGGAAACAGAGCGTGCCGATTGCTTCGTGGCTGAATGCCATCGGCGTCGCGCAATTTTCCGTGCATCACGACGGATTGGTCAAAGGCGTGCCGCATCAGACCTGGGTCTATCATCAAGAGCGCGAAATTGGCCCCGCCTGGTTTGAATTGAAATCCCGTCAAGCCATGGAATTTTTCAGCGAACACATCGGCCCCTTTTCCTACGAAAAGCTGGCCAACGTCGAAGCCGCTGGCATCAGCGGCGGAACCGAACATGCCAGCGCCATTTTTTACGGCGAAAAATCCGTCATGGAACGACCCGATACCGGGATCATCGCGCACGAAATTGCCCATCAATGGTTTGGCAATTCGATCACGGAAACCGATTGGGACGACGTTTGGTTGAGCGAAGGGTTTGCGACTTACTTCACCCTGCTGGTCAGCGAACATTACGAAGGGCGCGACGCTTTTGTCGCCGGATTGCAGCGCAGCCGCGACCAGGTGTACACGCTGGAAAAACAGCTTCCGGGTGAAGCCGTGTTGCACAACAATTTGTCGGATATGAAAAAGGTGCTCAATCGCCTGATTTATCAAAAAGGCGGTTGGACATTGCACATGCTGCGCGGTTTGATCGGGACGGAAACGTTCTGGGCGGGCATTCAAGAGTATTACCAGCGGTATCGCAACGGCAGTGCCACCACTGAAGATTTCCGCCACGTGATGGAAGAACATTCCGGAAAGGATTTGTCCTGGTTCTTCAATCAATGGCTGGCACGCGCCGGTTCGCCCGTCATCGAAGGCGGTTGGAGTTATGACGCCGTCGCCAAAAAGATCATCATCGAATTGACGCAAACCCAGCCCGGCGAAGCGTATCGGTTGCCGCTGGAAATCGGCATCAAAACAGATGCCGCAAGCAAGATCGAAAAAGTTGAACTGACACAGAAACAGCAACGGTTTGAACTGTCGGCGGATAAAGAACCGACGACCGTCACGCTTGATCCGAATACCTGGGCGCTGATCAATGCGCACTTTGCCAAACGTTAA
- a CDS encoding 4-hydroxyproline epimerase, with protein sequence MKRIDVIDSHTGGEPTRLIIGGGPELGNGSMAERLAIFRDQFDQYRSATVNEPRGSDVVVGALLCEPVDPTCAAGVIYFNNVGYLGMCGHGTIGLVATLAYLNHIQPGEHRIETPVGVVTATLHETGEVTVGNVPSYRSAKRTAVEIPGHGTVFGDVAWGGNWFFLVNDHGQELTLDNVEALTEFTWKIRQALSQQGITGDDGKEIDHIELFGASTVADSKNFVLCPGKAYDRSPCGTGTSAKLACLYADGKLAEGQIWQQESIVGSVFEGSVKVADGKIHPRIKGSAFVNAEATLILDERDPFCWGIRQ encoded by the coding sequence CTGAAACGAATTGACGTGATTGATTCGCACACTGGCGGAGAACCGACACGGCTTATCATCGGCGGTGGGCCGGAACTTGGCAATGGTTCGATGGCAGAACGGCTGGCGATCTTCCGAGACCAGTTCGATCAATACCGTTCGGCAACGGTCAACGAACCGCGTGGTTCCGATGTCGTCGTCGGCGCGTTGTTGTGCGAACCGGTTGATCCGACCTGCGCGGCGGGCGTGATTTATTTCAACAACGTCGGCTACCTGGGAATGTGCGGGCACGGCACAATTGGCTTGGTCGCGACGCTGGCGTATCTAAATCACATTCAGCCGGGCGAACATCGAATTGAAACTCCTGTAGGTGTGGTCACGGCGACGTTGCACGAAACTGGCGAAGTCACCGTCGGCAACGTCCCAAGTTATCGTTCGGCCAAACGCACAGCCGTGGAAATTCCCGGTCACGGCACAGTTTTTGGCGACGTCGCCTGGGGCGGCAACTGGTTCTTTTTGGTCAATGACCACGGACAGGAATTGACGCTGGACAACGTGGAAGCCCTGACCGAATTCACCTGGAAGATTCGCCAAGCCTTGTCACAACAAGGCATCACGGGCGATGACGGCAAAGAAATTGATCACATCGAATTGTTCGGCGCTTCGACCGTGGCCGACAGCAAAAACTTTGTGCTCTGTCCCGGCAAAGCCTACGACCGTTCGCCTTGCGGAACCGGAACCAGCGCCAAGCTGGCTTGCCTGTATGCCGACGGCAAACTGGCCGAAGGGCAAATCTGGCAGCAGGAAAGCATTGTCGGCAGTGTGTTTGAAGGCAGCGTCAAAGTTGCCGACGGAAAAATTCACCCGCGCATCAAAGGCTCTGCATTCGTCAACGCTGAAGCCACATTGATTTTGGATGAACGCGATCCGTTCTGTTGGGGAATCCGGCAATGA
- a CDS encoding FAD-dependent oxidoreductase — protein MTPTAFDVVIVGAGIVGAACADEFAQAGLHVAVIEAGQIGGGATAAGMGHIVVMDDSEAQFALTNYSQQLWRTLAAELPPKFLEDTEYEECGTMWVAADEEEMDEVRRKQAFYEQRGVPVEVLDARQLAEAEPNLRPGLAGGLRVPQDGVTYPPCGARFFIEQAQTRGAQLFQGKTVIELTGKGARLSDGSFIAAGFTVNASGSWAPELTPGVNVQKRKGHLVITDRYPGFVRHQLIELGYLKSAHSISTDSVAFNAQPRKTGQILIGSSRQYGVEDKQIDPPILRRMIDRAIEYMPRLAKLSALRTWTGFRAATPDKLPLIGPSAIENLYLATGHEGLGITTSLGTAKLLADQVLKRTPAIPIEPYLPSRSMEDAHA, from the coding sequence ATGACGCCAACGGCTTTTGACGTGGTCATTGTCGGCGCGGGAATCGTTGGCGCGGCCTGCGCGGATGAATTTGCGCAAGCCGGTTTGCACGTCGCCGTCATCGAAGCAGGCCAGATTGGCGGCGGAGCGACGGCAGCCGGGATGGGTCACATCGTGGTGATGGATGATTCGGAAGCGCAATTTGCGCTGACTAATTACTCGCAACAACTCTGGCGCACGCTCGCCGCTGAACTTCCCCCAAAATTTCTGGAAGACACAGAATATGAAGAATGCGGCACGATGTGGGTCGCAGCCGACGAAGAGGAAATGGACGAAGTTCGCCGCAAGCAAGCCTTTTATGAACAGCGCGGCGTGCCCGTCGAAGTTCTGGACGCTCGCCAACTCGCCGAAGCCGAACCGAATTTGCGTCCGGGGTTGGCGGGCGGGTTGCGCGTTCCGCAGGACGGCGTGACCTATCCGCCGTGCGGCGCACGCTTTTTCATCGAACAAGCGCAAACGCGCGGCGCGCAACTTTTTCAGGGAAAAACGGTTATTGAGCTAACCGGAAAGGGTGCGCGGCTGAGCGATGGCAGCTTCATTGCCGCTGGCTTCACGGTCAATGCGTCGGGCAGTTGGGCGCCGGAATTGACGCCGGGCGTGAACGTGCAAAAACGTAAAGGCCATCTGGTCATCACGGATCGCTATCCCGGATTTGTACGCCATCAATTGATTGAGCTTGGATATTTGAAAAGTGCGCATTCGATTTCGACGGATTCGGTGGCGTTCAATGCACAGCCGCGCAAAACGGGACAGATTCTGATTGGCTCTTCGCGGCAATACGGCGTCGAAGACAAACAGATTGATCCGCCGATTCTTCGCCGGATGATTGATCGCGCGATTGAGTACATGCCGCGACTGGCAAAGCTTTCCGCTCTTCGCACCTGGACGGGGTTTCGCGCCGCGACGCCGGACAAATTGCCGCTGATTGGCCCAAGCGCAATTGAAAATTTGTATCTGGCCACGGGCCACGAAGGTTTGGGAATCACGACTTCGCTGGGCACGGCAAAGCTGCTGGCGGATCAGGTGTTGAAACGAACTCCGGCCATTCCAATTGAGCCGTATTTACCTTCGCGCTCGATGGAGGACGCGCATGCCTGA